In Zalophus californianus isolate mZalCal1 chromosome 16, mZalCal1.pri.v2, whole genome shotgun sequence, the sequence CCCAGCCCGAGGACTCGGGCTTGTATTTTTGTGGCACCCGCAAGGGGGACTACTTTTATGCCTACGATGTGGACATCCAGAGCGGCGAGGGAATGGTGGCCACCTTCAAGGACCAGGGCCAGGAGCCCTTTGCCGATGAGCACCACGGGAGCCTCCACATCTTCACCACCTTCTGGGAGTGGACCCCTTGCGACCGCTGCGGGGTCCGAGGAGAGCAGTGGCGCATCGGCCTGTGCTACCTGCAGAGCCCGGGTCTCTCCCCCCGCTACCGCAAGACGCTGCCGGAGGTGGTGTCCTGCGGCTCGCAGGCCGTGCCCAGGAAGCTTCGGGCCCAGGCCAGGGAGCACACCCCCGAACTACTGGTCCAGAGCTGCGTGGTGCCGTGTGAGAAGAAGGTTCACGAGGGCGTGATGGCCATCCTCAGCTATGTGTCCAAGGTGGGCAGCCGGCCCTGGTTGCCTCAGGTGCCCATCCAGTACCACCAGCAGAGGCTCGGCCACGGACTCATTATCTCCTGTCCCGGGGCCCGGCCAGAGCACGCCGTGGCCTGGGACAAGGACCGCCAGTACTTGTACCGCACGCAGTACCTGAGGGGCGTCAACAGGTCCATGAGGGTGTTCATCGACCACGGCAACCACCTCCACATCCGCTTCACCCAGCTGAGTGACCGGGGCATCTACTATTGCTGGCGGCAGGGGGTGCGCGTCGCCGGCTTGCGGCTGGGTGTCATGTCTTGGGGCCGCTACCGGGCCTCGTTCTCGGACCCTGAGACTCGCTCCGCCGTGGAGCTCACCCTGGTGGGCTACCTGTTCATCACGGCGGTCTTTATCACCATTCACCTCTGCCGGTGCTGCTGTTACTTATTTCGCTGTTGCCCCAAATTCTCCCCCTAGccgcccgcctcccccccccccccccgctcggaAGACCAGTTGCGCTCAGATGTGTTTGTTAGATGACACCGGATGCCTCTGGGTGGGCATCCCGGGCTGGGCTGTGTGGCaagtggggggtgtgtgtgtggacagaCCTGTTACTTATAACCTGCTCCTGGCGGGTGGAGCAGCCTGAGGCGGGCAGGAGATGGGGGACTGGGGCCAGTACCGAAGCAGCCAGAGTGCGCATCTTCCAACCTCAtgctcagagaaggaagaagtgaaCCTAATATTCATCAAATGACCTTTTTGATGTTGGAACAGTGTTTGAGgtgctttcttttcttgccttggGGGATTGCCAAGTGGGCACTGGTTGAAATGGGGGGCAgccgggagaggaagggggagtaGAGGAGCCTAGTATATGTCCTCGTCTCTGGAATGGCCGGTTTGGGAATAAAGGTAAAGACTAGAacaggggaaatgggagggggaagTGAGGTCAAGGTCAGGGCTTTCCCCAGGGCTGGGAACTGGGTGAGAAGAAGGGCCGGGGGGCACGGGGGCTGCCATGTGGAGCAGGGTTGGAGTTGGAGTTTGCTGGGGGGCTTGGGGTCCCAAGATGATCAGCGAGAAGAAGCAAGTTGAGTCTTGTCCCAGGCCgtttcctgccctctcccccagccccagcctctcctGAACAGATCAGAGTCCACTCTGGGAAAGGCCACGGCCATTGTCTTTATTTACCTTAGTGAGTAAAGGCTGCAGTGGTGCTCTGAAGGTTAGCAGCAGTGGGTggcaggagggagtgggggaaagggcaccAGGTCTTGGAAAGAGGGAGGGACTCT encodes:
- the FAM187A gene encoding Ig-like V-type domain-containing protein FAM187A, with amino-acid sequence MNLAHTTLLLWVWGSLQAFEIVEKENIFQRTPCPAFLMFDNAAYLADMSFELPCHCKPEEVSAVVWYYQKHLGSSHTKVLTDFDGRVLTEESQVRAGSDMLVRFSIRMFSLLVFRAQPEDSGLYFCGTRKGDYFYAYDVDIQSGEGMVATFKDQGQEPFADEHHGSLHIFTTFWEWTPCDRCGVRGEQWRIGLCYLQSPGLSPRYRKTLPEVVSCGSQAVPRKLRAQAREHTPELLVQSCVVPCEKKVHEGVMAILSYVSKVGSRPWLPQVPIQYHQQRLGHGLIISCPGARPEHAVAWDKDRQYLYRTQYLRGVNRSMRVFIDHGNHLHIRFTQLSDRGIYYCWRQGVRVAGLRLGVMSWGRYRASFSDPETRSAVELTLVGYLFITAVFITIHLCRCCCYLFRCCPKFSP